In one window of Paracoccus saliphilus DNA:
- a CDS encoding DUF4185 domain-containing protein, with product MSFRLAAIGISIAAGMLLANTQAPARQSMQGAGDGNVALDAVLPAAPTPEETSAIAKLRVGSAEMIQQLTGPNSANKTDRWNVYGTDLGHMFRHKDALYMVFGDTYGPGGNAWRSSTMARIADPLSSFDFAQMIKGPDGNAKELIRSAKVPGIEWTVIPTNGISLGERMVLHYMSVRMWTSDGQWLVRRSGLAYSDDDGQTWHRSPTAVWPNGSGFEQVAFVDLGEMIYTFGIPEGRFGEVRLRRAKRDDIFDPAAYRYWDGSGWVSDHHSAAAVVPAPAGELSVAWSEPHRRWLMMYLDETQAAIVLRTATELVGPWSEPQTVAEASNYPGLYAPYIVPGETLDDSVRFTMSRWKPLYNVFLMRAPLHFEAPIVAAAEDEASTESTSN from the coding sequence GTGAGTTTTCGTCTCGCTGCTATCGGAATAAGCATCGCCGCCGGTATGCTTCTGGCCAACACACAGGCACCTGCAAGGCAGAGCATGCAGGGAGCGGGCGACGGGAACGTTGCGCTTGATGCCGTGTTGCCTGCAGCGCCCACGCCCGAGGAGACCTCCGCCATAGCGAAGCTCCGCGTCGGTTCGGCCGAGATGATACAACAACTGACCGGTCCAAACTCAGCCAACAAGACTGATCGTTGGAACGTTTACGGCACCGATCTCGGCCACATGTTTCGACACAAGGACGCACTCTACATGGTGTTCGGAGATACCTACGGGCCCGGTGGCAATGCTTGGCGCAGCAGCACAATGGCACGAATCGCCGACCCGCTCAGCTCCTTCGATTTTGCCCAGATGATAAAGGGGCCGGACGGTAACGCTAAAGAGCTTATACGCTCCGCCAAGGTTCCTGGCATTGAGTGGACCGTAATCCCCACCAACGGCATCTCACTTGGCGAGAGAATGGTGCTGCATTACATGTCGGTGCGGATGTGGACCTCGGACGGCCAGTGGCTCGTCCGGAGGTCCGGCCTCGCCTATTCCGACGATGACGGACAGACTTGGCACAGGTCACCGACTGCCGTCTGGCCGAACGGCTCCGGCTTCGAGCAAGTAGCCTTTGTCGATCTGGGCGAGATGATCTACACCTTCGGAATCCCCGAAGGCCGCTTTGGCGAGGTACGGCTGCGGCGGGCCAAACGCGATGACATATTCGATCCTGCCGCCTACCGTTATTGGGACGGCAGCGGCTGGGTGTCCGATCATCACTCTGCGGCGGCCGTCGTACCGGCCCCGGCAGGTGAGCTTTCGGTTGCATGGAGCGAGCCGCACCGCCGATGGCTGATGATGTATCTTGACGAGACTCAGGCTGCGATCGTCTTGCGAACCGCGACCGAACTTGTCGGTCCCTGGAGTGAGCCCCAGACGGTGGCGGAAGCGAGCAACTATCCAGGTCTTTATGCCCCCTATATCGTGCCAGGTGAAACGCTTGATGACTCGGTTCGCTTCACGATGTCTCGGTGGAAGCCACTCTATAACGTCTTCCTGATGCGGGCTCCGCTTCACTTTGAAGCGCCCATTGTCGCTGCTGCCGAGGACGAAGCCTCCACGGAAAGCACATCCAATTGA
- a CDS encoding glycosyltransferase: MRITIFTAGTQGDVRPLVALGLGLTRAGHAVRIATGNGCAALIEEAGLEFAPLSADFLEIMKRDPSVLRRGRNPLALLPRLRGHFREMTVNWAAEGRAAAADADLLIGNGMTAVLAASLSEVLGVPWVETQLQPTSPCPDIPPMALKPPRRPYPGWVNLTLYRLLRVTTWQMLAPGYSQLRRDLDLPPLPRSGPGFAGQGRKLLYGFSPTLCPPSPHWPEEEHVAGYWHLDTPGDWCPPPALQRFLEDGPPPVYVGFGSMHSVEALKVTARICDSIRSSGRRAILATGWGGVAAISGPDILTVANCPHDWLFPRVALAIHHGGAGTAAAAARAGIPSVVMPRFGDQPFWAWCLQQRGVAPPPLEQKAPSVNAVAGAVRQALTPEMQANARAVGARMRQENGVSHAVAQLCDWGLI, encoded by the coding sequence ATGCGGATCACGATATTCACCGCGGGCACCCAGGGCGATGTGCGTCCGCTGGTCGCGTTGGGACTGGGCCTGACGCGCGCGGGCCATGCGGTGCGCATTGCCACCGGCAACGGCTGTGCGGCACTGATCGAAGAGGCGGGGCTGGAATTCGCACCGCTGAGTGCGGACTTCCTGGAGATAATGAAACGTGACCCCTCGGTGTTGCGCCGGGGGCGAAATCCGCTGGCACTGTTGCCGCGGCTGCGTGGACATTTTCGCGAGATGACCGTGAACTGGGCAGCGGAGGGGCGTGCCGCTGCAGCGGATGCGGACCTGTTGATCGGCAACGGAATGACGGCGGTCCTCGCCGCTTCGCTGTCCGAGGTGCTGGGCGTGCCGTGGGTGGAGACGCAGCTGCAGCCCACCTCTCCCTGTCCAGACATTCCACCCATGGCGTTGAAACCGCCGCGCCGACCCTATCCGGGCTGGGTGAATCTTACACTCTACCGGCTGCTGCGGGTGACAACCTGGCAGATGCTCGCACCCGGCTATTCGCAACTCCGCCGCGATCTGGACCTGCCGCCGCTGCCGCGCTCGGGGCCGGGGTTCGCGGGACAGGGGCGCAAGCTGCTCTACGGGTTCAGCCCCACGCTTTGCCCGCCTTCACCCCACTGGCCGGAAGAGGAACATGTGGCCGGATACTGGCACCTCGACACCCCAGGTGACTGGTGCCCTCCACCTGCGTTGCAGCGGTTCCTGGAGGACGGGCCGCCGCCTGTCTATGTAGGTTTCGGCAGTATGCACAGCGTCGAGGCGCTGAAGGTTACCGCGCGGATCTGCGACAGTATCCGGTCGTCCGGTCGTCGTGCGATCCTCGCTACCGGATGGGGTGGGGTGGCAGCGATCTCTGGCCCCGATATCCTGACCGTGGCGAACTGCCCGCATGACTGGCTGTTCCCGCGCGTGGCACTGGCCATCCATCATGGCGGGGCGGGGACCGCGGCAGCGGCGGCGCGAGCGGGCATCCCCTCGGTTGTGATGCCCCGTTTCGGGGATCAGCCGTTCTGGGCGTGGTGCCTGCAGCAGCGCGGGGTCGCACCGCCGCCCCTGGAGCAGAAGGCGCCGAGTGTGAATGCAGTGGCGGGAGCAGTGCGGCAGGCGCTAACGCCCGAGATGCAGGCGAACGCCCGTGCGGTGGGCGCACGGATGCGACAGGAGAACGGGGTAAGCCACGCCGTCGCACAGCTCTGCGACTGGGGACTAATCTGA
- a CDS encoding AsmA-like C-terminal region-containing protein: MAIFALVLMAAATVTYLALPSLVPENKLREALAAHTATWSGGEFRLPANVEVSLDRGPAMTAENAVFKGTLNGDEWQLDVASLHATFKVLPLLQGKVEIDTLTLDTPQLRLQAHGDTVTPRLRESQTNEPEHQSPGGEVIITNASFTYEGPTGRRVGVDGIDLRMTASPDTTEVLLTGVIPAGKERLQVEGWFEDPAVAFSGSGSEARLALRAADIADENGTPPQPEVPVAAKEGEMISALRRIAAAVGLTRIGPIVLEGNFSVTPQTLEIADAAISFSGFLAEGDLAIALGSEETPFDQVGSVVRGAIAAWRDASIVLETGAWREAPVTLDWLVPLDIMLSARFRNVRFAGKDLEARHFLFNASGGHARLEVGAAGDLGRLWGELALSAQPEEGAPQVALNGRLENVELGETSRALLSLMPPSLVSPPQLPEGTLDAAIDVTTQGETLGAMVKAFNGMLSAKARDGSIAGANLPLTLEGLANGREIMTEKDGPLIPAGGRTKFDTAEARIDFVPGYARLSKSRIRGERYDIDLSGEANLKIGAMRGEGQAKLHGDVADDDVSLPLVDLPFGLGGSLAAPVVAAGVPRSGEALSSESVVDNDIE; encoded by the coding sequence GTGGCCATTTTTGCGCTCGTTCTCATGGCTGCTGCGACCGTGACCTATTTGGCTCTGCCGAGTCTCGTTCCTGAAAACAAGTTGCGTGAGGCTCTCGCGGCCCATACCGCGACTTGGAGCGGCGGCGAGTTCCGTTTGCCGGCAAATGTGGAGGTCTCACTCGACCGGGGTCCGGCGATGACAGCCGAGAACGCGGTATTTAAAGGAACCCTTAACGGTGATGAGTGGCAACTGGACGTGGCCTCTCTTCACGCGACGTTCAAGGTGCTTCCCCTGCTGCAAGGCAAGGTGGAGATCGACACCCTGACGCTCGATACTCCGCAGCTTCGGCTTCAGGCTCACGGTGATACCGTAACGCCCAGGTTGCGCGAGTCCCAGACAAACGAACCGGAGCATCAGAGCCCAGGCGGAGAAGTGATTATCACCAATGCCAGTTTTACCTACGAGGGGCCGACCGGGCGGCGGGTCGGCGTTGACGGCATAGACCTGCGGATGACGGCGAGTCCGGACACGACAGAAGTTCTGCTCACCGGTGTCATTCCCGCCGGCAAGGAACGACTTCAAGTGGAAGGATGGTTCGAAGATCCCGCAGTTGCCTTTTCAGGCAGTGGAAGCGAAGCGCGACTGGCGCTGCGAGCTGCGGACATTGCGGATGAAAACGGCACGCCGCCGCAGCCCGAGGTTCCAGTCGCCGCTAAGGAAGGCGAGATGATCTCGGCGCTGAGACGCATCGCCGCCGCCGTTGGATTGACCCGCATAGGCCCGATCGTGCTCGAGGGAAATTTCTCCGTGACGCCGCAGACGCTCGAAATCGCCGATGCGGCCATTTCGTTCAGCGGCTTTCTCGCAGAGGGTGATCTTGCTATCGCGCTCGGCAGTGAAGAGACGCCATTCGATCAGGTGGGCAGTGTCGTGCGTGGAGCAATAGCCGCTTGGCGCGACGCCTCTATCGTGCTCGAGACGGGAGCTTGGCGGGAGGCTCCGGTTACGCTGGACTGGCTCGTTCCACTCGACATCATGCTTTCTGCACGGTTCCGCAACGTTAGATTCGCCGGGAAGGATTTGGAGGCACGACATTTCCTGTTCAATGCCAGTGGTGGCCATGCCCGGCTGGAAGTGGGCGCGGCCGGCGACCTCGGGCGACTATGGGGCGAACTGGCGCTCAGCGCGCAGCCGGAAGAGGGGGCACCACAGGTTGCGCTCAATGGCCGGCTAGAGAATGTCGAACTGGGCGAGACCAGTCGAGCACTGCTGTCGCTCATGCCGCCATCGCTCGTTAGTCCACCACAACTGCCCGAAGGTACGCTTGACGCTGCTATCGACGTCACGACCCAAGGCGAGACGCTGGGCGCGATGGTCAAGGCTTTTAATGGGATGCTTAGTGCCAAAGCGAGGGACGGCAGCATTGCGGGAGCCAATCTACCCCTGACTCTGGAGGGGCTAGCAAACGGCCGCGAGATCATGACAGAGAAGGATGGGCCGCTGATCCCGGCAGGCGGCCGCACGAAATTCGACACGGCAGAGGCCAGAATCGATTTTGTACCTGGCTATGCCCGCCTTTCCAAATCTCGCATCCGAGGAGAACGCTACGACATCGATCTGAGTGGAGAGGCAAACCTCAAAATCGGAGCGATGCGCGGCGAAGGACAGGCGAAACTTCATGGAGATGTTGCCGATGACGACGTCTCCCTCCCTCTCGTCGATCTGCCTTTCGGACTCGGGGGCTCCCTCGCGGCACCGGTCGTAGCGGCGGGCGTGCCGCGCAGTGGTGAAGCTCTCTCTTCCGAGTCCGTTGTCGATAACGATATCGAATGA
- a CDS encoding IS110 family transposase, protein MSNYVGLDVSLKEVSVCVVDAQGSVVKRATLPTDPDVIADHLSREVPDAERVVHESGILATWLTRELEKRGVPIICIDARMAHKALSARLNKSDKADAEGLAQLSRTGWFTKVHVRSEASDRVRALVGARERLIRMRKDLEAHIRGVLKTFGIRMGAVPSAHHRQGFRDQLAEAGACDPMLGLVAQTMIPIHKTLCASAEALADELMHVAKQNTLARRLMTVPGVGPLVALNFIATLDDASRFRRSSDVGAFLGLTPRRYQSGEIDRSGRISKCGDAEMRRLLVSAAASLMTQVRRFSPLKSWAIRLSARKGFKKAAVATARKIAVILHAIWRDGTEFNWKGEPAT, encoded by the coding sequence ATGAGCAACTATGTTGGTCTCGACGTTTCGTTGAAAGAGGTCTCGGTCTGCGTTGTGGATGCGCAGGGATCGGTTGTGAAACGCGCGACCCTGCCGACGGACCCGGATGTCATCGCCGACCATCTTTCCCGGGAAGTTCCTGATGCGGAACGTGTCGTGCATGAAAGCGGGATACTCGCCACTTGGCTGACGCGTGAGCTTGAGAAGCGCGGTGTCCCGATCATCTGCATCGACGCTCGCATGGCGCACAAGGCTCTGTCTGCGCGCCTCAACAAGTCGGACAAGGCGGACGCGGAGGGTCTGGCGCAGCTGTCTCGGACCGGCTGGTTCACGAAAGTCCATGTTCGCAGCGAAGCCTCCGACCGAGTGCGGGCGCTGGTGGGGGCGCGAGAACGACTGATCCGCATGCGCAAGGATCTCGAAGCCCATATCCGCGGTGTCCTCAAAACCTTCGGCATCCGCATGGGAGCTGTTCCCAGTGCCCATCATCGCCAAGGATTCCGAGACCAGCTTGCCGAGGCTGGAGCCTGCGATCCGATGCTGGGGCTTGTGGCACAGACCATGATACCCATCCACAAGACACTTTGCGCCTCGGCGGAAGCCCTGGCCGATGAACTGATGCATGTTGCCAAGCAGAATACGTTGGCACGTCGCCTCATGACAGTGCCGGGCGTCGGCCCCCTCGTGGCGCTCAACTTCATCGCGACATTGGACGATGCGAGCAGGTTCCGTCGATCGAGCGATGTCGGCGCGTTTCTGGGATTGACGCCACGACGATACCAATCGGGCGAGATCGACAGATCAGGCCGTATCTCCAAATGCGGAGATGCCGAGATGCGACGTCTGCTTGTATCCGCTGCCGCGTCCTTGATGACACAGGTCAGACGGTTCTCACCTCTCAAGTCCTGGGCGATCCGGCTCAGCGCGCGCAAAGGCTTCAAGAAGGCCGCCGTCGCAACGGCACGCAAGATCGCCGTGATCCTCCATGCCATCTGGCGTGATGGAACCGAGTTCAACTGGAAAGGGGAGCCCGCAACCTGA
- a CDS encoding protein O-mannosyl-transferase family, translating to MNAGDSAKFQALGHTQILVHGPGYPIIQFLGALLRALDLPVEPWLAMTFTMAALPGALANMIAFLIVERVTRSPLFGIAGALLLGSASLMAVQSTEAEVYPLALAFILSTSFLLILFVESKRKAYFIAACAIYAMSFGNHLMMIMLVPLFLLVTLAHWRSLLHPRIIASVLLAIVLGASQYLYLAYITYDPATAYSEYLPLPPTVTEFLQYITGSYFSGLYGSGLQSTYSSETLLTTLRSAHPWISSPLIIAGLVLFLAGWRRRDAGWRGLAIMLGVTLSFVPFVIWYGAYDIQAFHLPVLGPLLVGATAAVGRWLGRWRLMQLGTALLLIAFGAWRATVMAEGLTARQPIFTELPETIAALVAQAPVEEPLVSMTYNLRMATLYHELLGEMPSARYRVPWRAEEAAVEQDEVAGIVVPTDGEQLLRWIEHRHPELTCRSWALDQPEGTPWPAYAFRCASTADAGSEAGTGDGGE from the coding sequence ATGAACGCTGGCGACTCAGCCAAGTTCCAGGCGCTTGGACACACCCAGATTCTTGTCCATGGACCCGGCTACCCAATAATTCAGTTCCTGGGGGCCTTGCTACGCGCGCTCGATCTGCCGGTCGAGCCGTGGCTTGCGATGACCTTCACGATGGCCGCGCTTCCGGGCGCCCTCGCCAATATGATAGCCTTTCTGATCGTCGAGCGCGTGACCCGCAGCCCGCTATTTGGTATCGCAGGAGCGCTCCTGCTCGGCAGCGCCAGCCTGATGGCCGTTCAGTCAACCGAGGCCGAAGTCTATCCGCTCGCACTGGCCTTCATCCTTTCGACGTCGTTTTTGCTGATCCTCTTCGTCGAGAGCAAGCGCAAGGCCTATTTCATCGCGGCATGCGCCATCTACGCGATGTCATTCGGCAACCATCTGATGATGATCATGCTGGTGCCGCTGTTCCTGCTGGTAACGCTCGCCCATTGGCGCTCCCTGCTACATCCGCGGATTATCGCGTCCGTGCTGCTCGCTATTGTGCTTGGTGCCAGCCAGTATCTCTACCTCGCCTACATCACCTACGATCCGGCGACGGCCTATTCCGAATATCTACCTTTGCCACCGACGGTAACGGAATTCCTCCAATACATCACCGGAAGCTATTTCAGCGGTCTCTACGGCTCCGGGCTACAATCGACCTACAGCTCCGAGACGCTCCTCACCACGCTGCGCTCAGCGCATCCGTGGATCTCGTCGCCACTCATCATCGCGGGTCTGGTTCTCTTCCTGGCAGGCTGGCGCCGGCGCGATGCAGGCTGGCGAGGCTTGGCGATCATGCTCGGGGTGACGTTGTCCTTCGTGCCTTTCGTGATCTGGTACGGCGCTTACGATATCCAGGCGTTCCACCTGCCGGTTCTCGGGCCGCTGCTTGTCGGCGCGACTGCGGCAGTTGGCCGGTGGCTTGGTCGCTGGCGGCTGATGCAACTGGGCACAGCCCTGCTACTGATCGCGTTTGGCGCATGGCGGGCCACGGTGATGGCCGAGGGCCTGACCGCGCGGCAGCCGATTTTCACTGAATTACCAGAAACGATTGCGGCACTGGTCGCTCAGGCCCCGGTCGAAGAACCACTGGTTTCGATGACATATAACCTCAGGATGGCCACGCTTTACCACGAACTTCTCGGCGAAATGCCGTCGGCCCGATATCGGGTGCCGTGGCGTGCCGAGGAAGCCGCAGTCGAGCAAGATGAAGTTGCGGGCATCGTCGTGCCGACCGATGGTGAGCAGCTCCTGCGCTGGATCGAGCATCGCCATCCCGAACTCACCTGCCGATCATGGGCTCTCGATCAACCAGAGGGTACGCCGTGGCCCGCTTATGCCTTCCGCTGCGCCAGCACCGCGGATGCCGGCTCGGAAGCGGGAACCGGCGACGGAGGAGAATGA
- a CDS encoding non-ribosomal peptide synthetase, with translation MDIDSELKPRLSNGGAEAQIPALPLAKAQQGLWIGQKIGPADAVFNLAEYTEISGALDCETFLSALYSVTSEVEATRIRVIDTPDGPYQTILPEYDHRLPFLDFSAQANAKERAVAWMEEELHRPVDLRNDPLWFSALFRVGAEQYFWYHRCHHVAIDGFTGGMITRRLAAVYTAMMEYRAVEAPDFLSLSAQREAEQSYRNSARYNMDRRYWLDEMRDLPPPVSLATRRSAVRAGGLLRASLMLEEGEVQMLRAIARDASASLPQVITALIALYVHRTTGAGDLVLGMPVSARPRRDLRRIPGMMANAVALRMQIDHDSSLSGLISQVARVLRTALRHQQYRYEDLRRDLGLIAANQQISWVGVNIEPFDYNLNFGGLQGRTHNLSNGTVEDLTFFAYDRGDGRGLRIDLDANRALYSMEELEAHVARLHLLIQQLVANPDLPVGTAELLAPEERARILTQWNDTATELPEVPWLTLFEERCAATPDAVAVEDRAGVLSYAALDAQANRLARLLQARGVSTGDIVAVALPRDRLMPLTLMAVQRARAVYLPLDPEAPPARNATILDDAAPVLRLATRNTVDALDGRETVLLDEVDLDECPGSPLAGTVSADAPAYVIYTSGSTGVPKGVIVPHRALTNLLVAMREAVGFGAADRMLATTTLAFDIAALELFLPLITGGTLIVAPRNVARDPDRLASAITDSGATVMQATPSHWQGLMSWQPEVVRGLTVLTGGETLPAALAQQLHAHAHRVINLYGPTETTIWSTIHEIGPEDLDAPPIGRPLANTQAYVLDRAMRPIPPGGVGDLYIGGAGVARGYHRRPELTEERFVSHPFGAGRIYATGDRASWRADGVLEYHGRDDLQVKIRGYRVELGEVEVALEAIVHPAQVVVRACARESGTVALAAYVAAPDMPDSTVLRRALARRLPDYMIPAAFVRMDALPLNPNGKIDRAALPDAFEGQAATETARAAEEPRTDLERQLVRLWQDVLGTEHVGIHDDFFDLGGDSLLGTGMLLQLREMTGSRVPLAAIFEATTIAQIAERLDSRVDHDPFDTVITLREGAANGPTVFCLHPVLGLAWGYSALLSHLRPGISVHGLQAPGVGDGSLPGSIEEMADIQLRAIRDIQDTGPYHLMGWSMGGLLAHRIAERLEASGAEVASLTILDAYPFVDGDHGAETAQIHATLEFLGFGAVEEARMPTDMAELTQFLCQAYDVYAHPLLDVTRESPDVVIARLRGVIENNLAIARRYRPGRTRASMTFLRATHGGSAGLDRLLHHTPEIWRDRVGDLVVHDLACHHQDMLDPAHAAVVARHMERQLA, from the coding sequence ATGGACATTGATTCGGAGCTTAAACCCCGGTTGTCAAACGGCGGTGCCGAGGCCCAGATTCCCGCCTTGCCACTGGCCAAGGCGCAGCAGGGCCTGTGGATCGGACAGAAGATCGGGCCGGCCGATGCAGTGTTCAACTTGGCCGAGTATACCGAGATTTCCGGGGCGCTGGATTGCGAAACCTTCCTGTCTGCGCTGTACTCCGTCACGAGCGAGGTGGAGGCGACACGCATCCGGGTGATCGACACGCCGGACGGTCCGTACCAGACCATCCTGCCGGAATACGACCACCGGCTGCCCTTTCTCGATTTCTCCGCTCAAGCCAATGCGAAGGAGCGTGCCGTGGCCTGGATGGAGGAGGAGTTGCACCGTCCCGTCGATCTGCGCAACGACCCGCTGTGGTTCTCCGCCCTGTTCCGTGTGGGGGCGGAACAGTATTTCTGGTATCACCGCTGTCATCATGTGGCGATCGACGGCTTTACCGGCGGGATGATCACCCGGCGTCTGGCGGCGGTCTATACCGCCATGATGGAATACCGCGCGGTGGAGGCGCCTGATTTCCTGTCGCTGTCGGCGCAGCGCGAGGCAGAGCAGAGCTATCGCAATTCCGCCCGCTACAACATGGACCGCAGGTATTGGCTGGATGAGATGCGCGACCTGCCACCGCCCGTGTCGCTGGCGACGCGGCGCAGCGCCGTGCGTGCGGGCGGTCTGCTACGGGCGAGCCTGATGCTGGAGGAAGGCGAGGTGCAGATGTTGCGTGCCATCGCGCGCGATGCTTCCGCCAGTCTGCCGCAGGTGATCACCGCGCTAATCGCGCTTTACGTGCACCGGACGACCGGGGCGGGGGATCTGGTGCTGGGAATGCCGGTCTCGGCTCGACCCCGGCGCGATCTCCGCCGCATTCCCGGCATGATGGCCAATGCGGTGGCGCTGCGCATGCAGATCGACCATGACAGCAGCCTGTCCGGCCTGATCTCACAGGTCGCGCGAGTGCTGCGCACCGCGCTGCGCCATCAGCAATACCGCTACGAGGATCTGCGCCGCGATCTGGGGCTGATCGCGGCGAACCAGCAAATTTCCTGGGTGGGCGTGAATATCGAACCCTTCGACTACAACCTGAATTTCGGCGGGCTGCAGGGACGGACACATAACCTGTCGAACGGCACCGTCGAGGATCTGACCTTCTTCGCCTATGACCGTGGGGACGGGCGGGGTCTGCGGATCGACCTTGATGCGAATCGCGCGCTCTATTCGATGGAGGAATTAGAGGCGCATGTCGCGCGGCTGCACCTTCTGATCCAACAATTGGTGGCCAATCCCGACCTGCCGGTCGGCACGGCGGAACTGCTGGCACCAGAAGAGCGGGCGCGCATCCTGACGCAATGGAACGACACCGCGACCGAACTGCCGGAAGTGCCTTGGCTTACCCTTTTCGAGGAACGTTGCGCAGCCACACCCGACGCCGTTGCCGTCGAGGACCGGGCGGGCGTGTTGAGCTATGCCGCGCTGGATGCGCAGGCCAATCGCCTAGCCCGGCTCTTGCAGGCGCGCGGGGTCAGCACAGGCGATATCGTCGCCGTGGCCCTGCCGCGCGACCGGCTGATGCCGTTGACGCTAATGGCTGTGCAGCGGGCCAGGGCGGTTTATCTGCCGCTGGACCCGGAAGCGCCGCCCGCCCGCAACGCCACGATTCTGGATGACGCGGCGCCCGTTCTGCGCCTGGCGACAAGGAATACGGTCGACGCGCTCGACGGCAGAGAGACGGTGCTGCTGGACGAGGTCGATCTCGATGAATGTCCGGGCTCGCCGCTGGCAGGGACTGTCTCGGCGGACGCACCGGCCTATGTGATCTACACATCCGGCTCTACCGGGGTGCCAAAGGGGGTGATCGTTCCGCACCGGGCACTGACCAACCTGCTGGTGGCAATGCGTGAAGCGGTGGGCTTCGGGGCGGCCGACCGAATGCTGGCGACCACCACGCTGGCCTTCGATATCGCGGCGCTGGAGCTTTTTCTGCCGCTGATCACCGGCGGAACGCTGATCGTCGCGCCGCGCAATGTGGCGCGGGATCCGGACCGGTTGGCCAGTGCGATCACCGACAGTGGTGCGACGGTGATGCAAGCCACACCCTCGCATTGGCAGGGGCTGATGAGCTGGCAACCCGAGGTGGTGCGAGGCCTGACTGTCCTGACCGGCGGAGAGACGCTGCCAGCCGCGCTGGCGCAACAGTTGCACGCCCACGCGCACCGGGTAATCAACCTCTACGGTCCGACGGAGACAACGATCTGGTCGACGATACATGAGATCGGGCCGGAGGATCTGGACGCGCCGCCGATCGGACGGCCGCTGGCGAACACGCAGGCCTATGTGTTGGATCGGGCGATGCGGCCCATTCCGCCGGGCGGTGTCGGGGATCTCTATATCGGCGGGGCGGGAGTGGCGCGCGGCTATCATCGCCGGCCGGAACTGACCGAGGAGCGCTTCGTGTCCCATCCGTTCGGGGCGGGGCGGATCTATGCCACCGGCGATCGGGCGAGCTGGCGCGCGGACGGGGTACTGGAATATCATGGACGCGACGATCTCCAGGTGAAGATCCGCGGCTATCGCGTTGAACTCGGCGAGGTGGAAGTGGCGCTGGAGGCGATCGTGCATCCCGCGCAGGTCGTCGTACGTGCCTGTGCACGGGAGAGCGGGACTGTGGCTCTGGCCGCCTATGTCGCGGCACCGGACATGCCCGACAGTACAGTCCTGCGCCGCGCGTTGGCGCGGCGGTTGCCCGATTACATGATCCCGGCGGCCTTCGTCCGGATGGATGCACTGCCGCTGAACCCCAATGGCAAGATCGACCGCGCGGCCCTGCCCGACGCGTTCGAGGGGCAAGCCGCAACTGAAACGGCACGGGCGGCCGAAGAGCCTCGAACTGACCTGGAGCGGCAACTGGTCCGCCTTTGGCAGGATGTGCTGGGGACGGAGCATGTCGGTATCCATGACGATTTCTTCGACCTTGGCGGCGATTCCCTGCTGGGAACAGGCATGCTCCTGCAATTGCGAGAGATGACCGGAAGCCGCGTGCCATTGGCAGCGATCTTCGAGGCCACGACAATCGCCCAGATCGCCGAACGGCTGGACAGCCGTGTGGATCACGACCCGTTCGACACCGTGATCACGCTACGAGAAGGCGCGGCGAACGGACCGACCGTGTTCTGCCTGCATCCGGTGCTGGGCCTCGCCTGGGGCTATTCTGCACTGCTCAGCCACCTGCGTCCTGGCATTTCGGTGCACGGGCTTCAGGCCCCCGGTGTCGGGGATGGTAGCCTTCCGGGCAGTATCGAGGAAATGGCGGATATCCAATTGCGGGCGATCCGCGACATTCAGGATACCGGCCCCTATCACCTCATGGGCTGGTCGATGGGCGGGTTGCTGGCCCATCGCATTGCCGAGCGATTGGAGGCGAGCGGCGCGGAAGTGGCAAGCCTGACGATCCTCGACGCCTATCCCTTCGTGGATGGCGATCACGGCGCGGAGACGGCACAGATCCACGCGACACTGGAATTCCTGGGCTTCGGCGCCGTCGAGGAGGCGCGGATGCCCACGGACATGGCCGAGCTGACCCAGTTCCTGTGCCAGGCCTATGATGTTTATGCGCATCCGCTGTTGGATGTTACGCGCGAATCCCCGGACGTGGTGATCGCCCGGTTGCGTGGCGTGATCGAGAACAATCTCGCCATTGCCCGGCGCTACCGCCCGGGCCGGACGCGGGCCTCGATGACCTTTCTGCGGGCGACACATGGCGGGAGCGCCGGGCTCGACCGGCTGCTGCACCACACGCCGGAGATCTGGCGCGATCGCGTCGGTGATTTGGTGGTGCACGACCTGGCCTGCCACCATCAGGACATGCTCGACCCGGCCCATGCCGCCGTGGTGGCGCGGCACATGGAACGGCAGCTGGCCTAG